CCTGACCATCTTTAATCCTGATACAGAATGGGTTTACTCCGAAACGCGCTCTTTGTCAAAAAACTCTCCTTTTCTCGGAAATCGACTGAAAGGGAAGGCTTTATATGTTATTAACCGAAATAAAGTGGAGAAATGTGGATAACTCTGTGGATAAGTCATGCGAAATGTGATTAACTTTTTTAATAAACCCCTTTTAAAAATTCCCCTTGCCTTTGGGGTATTGGCGGGATTTGTGTGTTTTCTGTTCTTTTTAGTGGTTCAAAACTTAGCAAAATTTTCAGGGACCGGGCGGGCATTAGACGTTGGCTTTTTCTCCATTATCATCGCGGCGGCCTGCTGGTATTATCGTAAAAATATCGGGAAAGGATACATGCACGCGTGGGAAGGAATCTCGATCGGTTATGTGGTCTGGCTGACGGGTGCTTTGTTGTGCGGATACCTGACCTCCGTGTTTTTTTACGTTTCACCAAGTGCGTTGGAGCGCTACAAAGAAACGCTGCGCACTTCGCTGATGACCAATCAGGCGGAGGCTGTAAAAGTCTGGGGAAAAGAAATCTTTCAACAAAAACTGGCGGATATTTCACAGCTTACTCCTTCAAGTTTCATTTTTGATGAGTTTCGCTTTACGCTGCTGCTGATCATTATTGTCATTTTGCTGATTGCGCTGATCTTCCGCAAAAAGCAGGCTGAAGTATAAGCTGATGGCCGCTAAAATTGTCCGGATAACCAAGGCAAAAGCCGAGCAGAACAAGGCGCAGAAAGAGTTTAATCGCCTCGTGCAAAAAATAGAAACCCTTGGGAAGACCATTTCAGACTATCGGGCTGCGCTGACCGATATCCAACAGCGTGCCGCCACGGAGTTGGAACCTTTGCGCCAACAATATTTCGCACAGCGCGCGCAGCTTCTTAACCGTTTTGACCGTGCCTTTGATTCGTCATTTTACAAAAAAAACGAAAAGAAAAAACTTGCCTACCTTATTCAGGACATCGCTTTTGAGTTGATCTCGGCCGCCGGCATGGAGGAATTGAAGCCCATTTTTGATAAATATAATCAGGAGGGCGGCTATGATGCCGTTAAGGAAAATGTCGAAGGCATGAATAAGTCATTCTCTACATTTGAAGAGGGTTTTGAGGAAGAGTTTGACTTGGGCAATCAGGAAAAAACACCCCATTCATTTCAGGAAGATACTACAGAATACAGAGAGTTCGCCGGACACCGTCAATCAAAAGAAAATCGTACCCAACGCCCCAAAACGCAGAAACAGTTGGACCGTGAAGCAAAAAGGGAGCTGGAAGCCCGAAACAGTACCAAAGCCGTCCGAACCATTTATCTTGATTTGGTCAAAGCCTTTCACCCCGACCGCGAAACGGACGAAGCCGAAAAAGACCGAAAAACTGAAATCATGCAGCGGGTAACGGAAGCCTATGAAAAGAATGACGTGCTGACGCTGCTTCGGTTACAGTTGGAATTGGAGCGCATCGATCAGTCGCACATTGAATCATTGGCGGAAGCGCATCTCAACTATTATAACAAAATTTTACGTGAACAGACCAAGGAATTGGAAGAGCAATATGAGCAACTGCAATTTCAGGCGCTCGCCTTAGGGGGGCAATCGGCCTACTTGGTCTCCAACCCTTTTGGCTTGGAATATGCGTTTAATCAACAGGTAAATGAATTTAAAAAGACGGTTAAGAATCTTAAAAAAGACCTCAAAGATTTGCAATATGACGAGGTCGTGAAGACTTTTCTCAAATCATATATTATTCCGGACCAAAATGATGAATTTGGTTTCGTATATTAAACAGATAACTGCTGACAAATCCTGACTGCTGCTTCAATTCGGTTTAAAAGCCCTTATAAAATAAAACCCTCGGCTTGTTTTTGCCTCTTCAAACGCCGACGCAGCTCAGAGAATAATAATCTACTCCATTGCCTGATTGAAGTACTTCTTTTTTTATACTTCGTAACCGAATATATTGGTTGTTATTTGGCATACAATATAAATAGTTATGCCTTTATTCCGGGATAATTTCTTAATTATTACGCGTCAGAGGAAACTGATTCTTCTCATTTTTTTTGCCATTTTTATTTATAAAGCGCTTCGATGGTAACTTAAAAATATGTAAAAGTTTATATTTAATCTTAGTTAGTTTCTATAACAGAGTACTTGTAAAATCATTTTAATGCTATTTTAATTTTGCTTTAATCATATTATAACCACCGGTAGTGGTATTTGTAAGCACAGTTAAGGCAATCATCCACACAACATAGTTAATAGATATAAACACTTGTAAAAAAAGCATTTTAATCATTGATCAATAATGCGGTTTTTAGGCAGTTCAGCTTACAGTGTTACGTTTTAATTGTTTGATGGTTAGGTTGTTATAATCATTAGGGTAAAAAGCTTTCACACACCTTTTTCTCAAATCAGTTACACCATGATACAATTAGTTAAATCGCCGTTTTCATTGTTTATTCTACTGTTAAGTGGATATTTTCAATATGCCGGCAGCACGCTCTATGAATCCAACGACTCCTCTTCAGTAAGAAACAGCCACTATTCAATCCCGGAAAAAAGTCATCGTTCAGTTTTTTTTCCTGTCTTATATAATAAAAAAGGAGACAATATACTGAGTCATTCAACGGACATTGAAGAAAAAGAAAACCAATTAAATTCTTTCAAAAAGAGTATAGTCTTCAGTGCTATACTAAAGAGTGCTTTTTATTCACATCTATCCGGTTATTTGTTTAGATATACCTTACTGCCTTTATTCTTTTTAAAGCTTTGTTTTTATCATCCATTCGCTAAATCGCTCTACCTGAAATTTGAAGTAATGCGAATTTGATATGAATAATTAAGCATAAGAATCGTCATTGTCCCTCTCTCCTTTTCGCAATTTATACCTCACTTTGTTGTAAAAATAATCTGAGAGAGATAAAAAGTATGTAATAATAAACATACACTTCGGACGAGCCATCAGTAGCAACCCATTTATATTAAAAATAAAAATTATCATGAAGAAAGTTCTCATGCTCATGAGTCTGTGTGCGTTGGTGTACCAAACAGGCTGTGAATCTAAGCACGAAGAAAAAGAAGAAGCGACCCATTTTTTGGTGACTTCTCCTTTGAGAAAAGATACGACGATTATGAAAGAGTATGTAAGCCAGATCCATGCCATAAGTCACATCGAATTGAGGGCTTTGGAGAAAGGGTATTTGCAGAAAATCTTCGTAGACGAGGGTCAGTTTGTCAAAAAAGGGCAACCCATGTTTCAAATCATGCCCATGCTTTATGAGGCAGAACAACAAAAAGCGCAGGCAGAGGCCAGCTTTGCCGAAATAGAGTACCGCAACACAAAGGCATTAGCCGACAGCAACATCGTCTCCAAAAATGAATTGGCATTGGCGAAAGCTAAATGGGATAAAGCAAAAGCCGAATTGTCACTGGCTCAGGTTCACTTAGGTTTTACCGACATCAGAGCGCCGTTTGACGGTATCATGGATCACTTTCAGGTCAGGCTGGGAAGTCTCGTCGGCGAGGGGGATTTGCTGACTACGCTCTCAGACAATAGCAAAATGTGGGTTTATTTCAACGTTCCGGAAGCGGAGTATTTGGATTACAAAACCCGTTCGGAAAAAGAAGGAATGCTGAAAGTAGGGTTGCGCATGGCCAACAATAAAGTGTTTGAGTATCCCGGCGTGGTTGAAACCATTGAGGCCGACTTCAACAACGAAACAGGGAACATTGCCTTCAGAGCAACATTTCCCAATCCTAAAAAACTGCTGCGACACGGAGAAACGGGTAATATTCAGGTGGTACAATCCCTGAAAAACGCGCTGATCATCCCTCAAAAAGCCACTTTCGAAGTATTGGAAAAGAAATATGTCTATGTGGTAGATAAAAACAACGTGATTCGTTCAAGAGAAATCACCATAGCGGCGGAACTGCCGCACATTTTTGTGGTTCAATCCGGGCTGAAAATGGATGACAAAATTCTGCTGGAAGGCTTACGGCAGGTCCACGAAAACGAAAAAATACACTATAAATTCGTTCAGCCCGCTTCCGTTATCTCCAATTTAAGCCTGTATGCCGAATAAGCAGGTGTACCAAACCACACAAAGACATGTTCAATCAATTCATACGCCGACCCGTATTTGCCATTGTAATATCGGTCATGATCGTTTTTATAGGGATATTGGCGATTGAAAAACTGCCTATTTCCCAATTCCCGGATATCGCCCCCACAACGGTAAATATATTTATCGCGTATCCCGGTGCCAGTGCCGACGTATTGGTAAAATCCACGCTGATCACGCTTGAACAGGCCATTAACGGGGTTCAGGATATGCGGTACATCGCTACTGATGCTACGAGTGCCGGTGAGGCTACGCTCCGGATTATTTTTGAGCCCGGTACGGACCCGAATGATGCCGTGATTCGGGTAAAAACAAGGGTGGATCAGGTGATGCCCCTCCTGCCCGAATTGGTGCAGCGCGAAGGGGTGATCATCACGCCTATCCAGCCGAGTATGTTGATGTACGTCAACCTCTATTCCAAGGAAAAGAGTATTGACGAAAAATTCCTGTTCAACTACGCCACCGTTAAAATGATTCCCGAATTACAACGGACGAAAGGGGTGGCAAGGGCTCAAATATTGGGCAGTCGGAGGTATGCAATGCGCGTTTGGTTAAACCCTGACCGCATGAGGGCCTATAATATCTCTACCGAAGAAGTAATGAAGGCCATCGGCGAACAAAGTATCATCGGTCGGCCGGGTCGGATCGGGCAAAGCTCCGGTATTGCAGCACAATCGCTGGAATATGTGCTCACCTATAAAGGAAGGTACAGCGACCCGAAAGAGTACGAAGATATAATTGTGAGAGCCAACGCACAGGGGGAAAGTATCCACCTAAAGGACATTGCCCACGTCGAATTGGGAAGTGAATTTTTCGATATCTATTCCAATCTGGATGGCAGAGCGTCGGCAGCAATTGTGATGCGTCAAAATTACGGCAGTAATGCCAGTGACGTCATTGAACAGGTAAAGGCGAAACTGGAAGTAATGAAAGAATCTTTTCCTCCGGGAGTAGACTATAAAATCAGCTATGATGTCTCTCAGTTTTTGGATGCCTCCATTGAACAGGTGATTGATACCCTGCGCGATGCGTTTATTTTGGTGGCGCTGGTGGTGTTTATATTCCTGGGCGATTGGCGTTCTACCCTGATACCGATTTTGGCGGTTCCGGTATCCCTGATCGGGGCGTTTTTTGTGATTCAGGCATTTGGGCTTTCCATCAATCTGATTACCCTCTTTGCGTTGGTGTTGGCCATTGGTATTGTGGTCGATGATGCGATTGTGGTGGTGGAGGCGGTCCATGCCAAAATGGAAGAAGAGCCGCATCTTTCTCCCTATGGGGCCGTAAAAAAAGTACTGGGTGAAATCAGCGGAGCCATTATCGCCATTACGGCCGTCATGGTATCGGTATTTCTGCCTATTTCGTTTATGTCCGGTCCGGTGGGTACCTTTTACCGCCAATTTTCCATTACCATGGCCAGTTCGATCGTGATTTCGGCCCTGATTGCCCTTACACTTACTCCGGTGTTGTGTGCCATGTTGTTGAAAAATCATCATGGTCATGTCAAAAAGAAGAATTTGCTGAGCCGAGCGCTTGATAGTTTCAACCGGGCGTTTGATACATTGACCGGTAGATACGTGAGTCTGTTAAAAGTGATCGTGAGTCGAAGAGTCCTGACGTTCGGTATATTATTGGCTTTCTGTGCAGGAATTGTATACGAGAATAAAATCCTGCCGGCAGGATTTATTCCCAACGAAGACCAAAGTACCATTTATGCGATTATTCAAACGCCACCGGGTTCGACGCTGGAAAAGACCAACGAAGTTTCCCGACGGCTACAGAAAATTTGTGAAGAAGTGGAGGGGATAGAGTCTGTATCGTCATTGGCCGGCTATGAGATCATGACCGAAGGTCGCGGCTCCAATGCCGGTACCTGTCTCATCAACCTCAAACCCTGGTCGGAGCGCGAACATAACGTGAAAGAGATCATGGAAGAACTGGAAGTGGCGTCGAAGGGACTTGGCGCTACGGTTGAATTCTTTGAACCGCCGGCCATTCCGGGCTTTGGTACTTCGGGCGGTTTTTCCATGCGTTTATTGGATAAAACTACCGATACCGATTACCGTGAGTTTGACAAAATCAACAAAGAATTCATGGATAATTTGGGAAAACGAAAAGAACTCACGGGCTTATTTACCTTTTTCGCGGCCAATTATCCGCAATACGAACTGGAAATAGACAATAAACTGGCCATGCAAAAAGGTGTGTCGATCGGAAAAGCGATGGATAACCTCAACATTATGATCGGCAGTACCTACGAACAGGGCTTTATTAAGTTTAACCAGTTTTTCAAAGTATACGTGCAGTCCGATCCCGCTTTCAGAAGGCTTCCAACGGATCTTTTAAAACTTTTTGTCAAAAACGAAACGGGAGAAATGGTCCCCTACTCGGCCTTCATGAACCTTAAAAAAGGCCAGGGCCCCAATGAAATCACCCGCTTCAATTTATACAATTCCGCCGCCATTCAGGGGCTTCCGGCCAAGGGATATACTACGGCAGATGCCATCCAAGCCATTCGGGAAGTAGCCGTCAAGACGTTACCCAAAGGCTATGACATTGCTTTTGAAGGCCTTTCCTACGACGAATCCATTCGGGGAAACGAAGCACTTTACGTCTTTCTGATTGTATTGGCTTTTGTCTATTTTGTGTTGGCAGCCCAGTATGAAAGCTTTATTATTCCTTTGGCCGTAGTATGCTCGCTGCCGGTGGGGGTATTCGGATCGTTTTTATTGCTGAAACTCATGGGGTTGGAGAACAATATCTATGCTCAGATCGGACTCATTATGTTGGTGGGTCTGTTGGGTAAAAATGCCGTTTTGATCGTAGAGTTTGCCGTGCAGAAACACCACGAAGGAGAAACCATTCTGAACGCCGCCATTGAAGGTGCCAAGATTCGTTTCCGCCCTATTTTAATGACTTCCTTTGCTTTTGTGGCCGGATTGATTCCCTTGATTACGGCAAAGGGGGCCGGAGCCATCGGCAACCGTACCATTGGGGCTTCTGCCCTGGGCGGTATGCTGTTCGGGACCATTTTCGGAGTGATTATTATACCGGGCCTATATTACATATTCGGTAAACTGGCCGACGGTAAAAAGCTGATCAAAGATGAAGATGAGGGCTCATTGACCGAAGAATTTGTGCACGCCGTAGACCATTTTACCTACAAAGAAGAATCCAAAGATCATGCTGAATAAAAAAATGCTGAATTACGTCGGGGTAGCTTTGGTTGCCCTGACGTATACTGCCTGTACTGTGCCTACCTTGGTTCAGAAAACAGAGCATAAACTGACTGCTGTGAGTTATACTGACTCGCAGAGCGCTGATTCGGTAAATACTGCCAAGGTGTCGTGGAAGGATTATTTTACCGATCCCTACCTGATTGCGCTGATTGATACCGCTTTTAAAAACAATCAGGAGCTGAATATTACCTTGCAGGAAATGGAGATTGCCCGCAACGAGATCATGGCCCGAAGAGGGGAATACCTGCCTTTTGTGGGGTATGGCGCAACGGCCGGGGTCGAAAAGGCCGCCCGGTATACACAGGTGGGAGCCAGCGAGGCAAACATTGAAATAAAACCGGAAAGAGAGACCCCGGAGCCTTTGCCCAACTTTGGCGGCGGGCTTTATGCGCGATGGGAAGTCGATATTTGGCACAAACTGCGCAATGCGAGAAAGGCGGCAGCAACCCGCTATTTGGCAACGGTTGAGGGAAAAAATTTCATGCTGACCAATCTGGTGGCCGAAATTGCCCGCTCTTATTATGAATTACGAGCCCTTGACAGCCAATTGGAGATCGTGCGCCAAAATATTGAAATTCAAAACAATGCACTTAAAATAGTAAAACTGGAGAAAGAATCTACGCGGGTGACGGAACTGGCCGTGCGGAGGTTTCAGGCGCAGGTACTCAACACGCAAAGTCTGCAATACGGTATTCAGCAACGGATTATCGAAACCGAAAACAGGATCAATTTTCTGTTAGGTAGGTATCCGCAGCCCATTCTCAGAGAAAAAGGGAATTTTGAAACGCTCATCCCCACGCTTGCCCGTGCGGGTATCCCTTCTCAATTGTTGGAAAACCGACCTGATATTAAGCAGGCTGAGTTGCAGTTGGAGGCAAGCAAAATAGATGTGCAGGTGGCCAGAGCGAATTTTTACCCATCGTTGGGTATTTCGGGCAGTTTGGGACTTCAGGCATTTAATCCGCTCTATTTGGCAAAAATGCCTCAATCGTTGCTGGCCTCTATGATAGGAGATTTGGCAGGGCCTCTGATCAATAAAAATGCGATAACCGCCACGTATTATAATGCCAATGCCAAACAGATACAGGCCATTTATAATTACGAAAAAACGGTCCTGAACGCCTATATTGAGGTCGTCAATCAGTTGTCAAACATTGATAATCTGGGAAAAAGCTTTGAGTTAAAAGCAAATGAAGTACAGGCGCTTACCCAGTCTATTACTATCTCAAATAACCTTTTCAGGTCTGCAAGGGCAGACTATATGGAAGTGCTTTTGACACAACGGGATGCGCTTGAGTCGCGATTTGATTTGATAGAAACCAAAATGCAGCAAATGAATGCCGCGGTCAATATTTACCGTGCCATGGGCGGCGGATGGAATTAATGCAGGGATGCATTTTTATTTACAACGCCAAAAGGCATCAAACTGACAAAATTGATTATTTTTGTTGCATAAAAATGCTGAAACCATGAAAAATCTAATCATTACCGTATTTGTAACCGTTTGTGCAGCAGGTGCTTACGCACAGGAAAGTTATTTTGGTGAAAAAATAACCGACAAAGGGGCCGTTGCGGCGGCAGAACTTCCTAAAAAAATGGGAAGTAAAGAAACAATGACTGCTAAAGTGACCGGTACCGTAGAATCGGTATGCCAGGCCAAAGGCTGTTGGATGAAAGTAAAAACGGCTGATGGACAAACCATGCGGGTCTCTTTCAAAGACTATGGTTTTTTTGTTCCCAAAGACATTGCCGGTAAAACCGTTGTGATCGAAGGAGAAGCTAAAATGAAAACGACGCCCGTAGCTGAACTGCAACATTACGCCGAAGATGCCGGTAAAAGCAAAGCCGAAATTGCTAAAATCACCGAGCCTAAGCGCGAATTGACCTTTGTGGCGGATGGCGTGATCGTTAAAAAATAACCCGATATTTTGAATAAAAAGCGGTCAGTCGGTATTTAACCGACCGACCGCTTTTTATTTTTACCTTTGCAACCCCAAATGAATTGGGATATTTATGAATCATTTAATTAAAATCAAGCAATGACAACAGAACAGTTGAAAGACTTGAAAGCCCGTGTTTCGGCTTTGAGGGGGTATCTTTGACTACGATACTAAGAAAGAACGATTGACAGAATTACAACAGATTCAGAGTCAGCCCGAATTTTGGAATGATAATACCAAAGCCGAGCTGACCATGAAAGAAGTGCGCGGCCTGAAAGGCTGGACCGAAAGCTATGAATCCGTTGACGGACGCTTGGGCGATTTGGAAACCTTACAGGAGTTTCTGGAACTGGGCGAAGCCACGGAAGCGGAAGTAGAAGCTGAATACCAAGCCATGCTGAAGGCGCTGGAAGAAGTGGAGCTCAAAAAGATGCTTTCCAACGAAGAAGACCAGCTGAATGCCGTATTGGAGATCAATTCAGGCGCCGGTGGAACGGAAAGTCAGGATTGGGCCGAAATGTTGTATCGAATGTACGTTCGATGGGCCGAAAAGCACAATTACAAAGTCACGCAGATTGATTACCAAGACGGTGACGGTGCCGGTATCAAGTCGGCCTCTATTCAGATCGAAGGACCACAGGCGTATGGGTATTTACAATCTGAAAACGGCGTGCATCGTTTGGTGCGAATTTCACCGTTTGATTCCAACGCGCGTCGACATACTTCATTTGCTTCGGTGTATGCGTATCCGTTGATAGATGACAGCATTGAAATAGATGTAAACCCCGCTGATCTTGACTGGGATACGTATCGTTCGGGCGGGGCGGGAGGACAAAACGTGAACAAGGTGGAGACGGCCGTTCGGGTACGACACAAACCTTCCGGGTTGGTTATTGAGTGTCAACAGGAACGCAGTCAGCACCTGAACCGTGATTTGGCTTTGCGTTTGTTGAAATCAAAACTCTACCAAATTGAAGTGGAAAAGCGCAACGCGGCTCGGGCTGAGGTGGAAGCTTCCAAGAAAAAAATCGAATGGGGGTCGCAGATTCGTAACTACGTAATGCACCCTTACAAGCTCGTTAAAGACGTTCGCACCGGCGTAGAAACCTCAGATGTTCAGGGGGTGATGGACGGAGACTTAGACGAGTTTATCAAAGCGTATCTGATGTTGCAGTAAGTACGTTAACCGATAAGGGTTATATGATGGAAACAAAAAATCCCCGATGTTGAATCGGGGATTTTTTGTGTGGAGGGTTGCTCCTAACCTGTGCATTGCACCGTTAAATTGCCGGATCGGCGGGTGTATTGGCGCGGTTATTATCCTTTTCAATCAATGGATACGGATAAAATGTGCGATTGCGTTCCACCTGCGAAGCGGCATCGCCGGCCACAGGAGCCAAACGATTAAAACGACGGCTGTCTTCCAATCTCAATCCCGACAAATACAACTCAATGCTGCGTTGACGATAGATTTCGGTCAAAATCGCATCGGCAGTATTTGGGCCGGCATAGGCAGGCAGAGCCGCTCCAATGCCCCACGCATCGGTGGTTTTGGTCAAAACGGCGTTGAGAGCGGTAGTGGCAGCGGGCAAATCATTCAGGCGAGCACTGGCTTCGGCACGGATCAGCAGCATTTCTCCGGGCAAATACACCGGAATGGCCGCGTTATTGGCCGTAAAGAAACTTGCTCTGCCTAAATTGATCCCTCCGGCGGCTACGCCCGATGGATTGGATAAATAAAAGGCCAATCGTCTATCGGAGGCTACGGGGCGCAAAGCTTCAGGAAGTCCCAATGTCGCATTCAATGGCTCCGTAACGTTACGGTTTCCGAAGGTGTTGAAAAACAGGGGATTTTGAACGGCATCGTCAAAGTTGAACGATGATCTTCTGGTCAGATCTACTCTATTGGCGGCGGCCAGGGCTTTGGCGTTGTCGCCGGTCATGATGCTGAAACGGGCAATCAGGGCCTGCAGTGTATTGGCTAAATCAATGCCCGGAACAATACGACCCGTAAACGTGGTTGAAACGGGCGTTGCCGCGAGCGTTGTTGCAGCGGCTTCCAAGGTACGAACCGCTTCTTTCAGGGCTTCATCGCGGGTAACAAATTTAGCGTTGTTGCCCGTTTCTACAGGAAGTTGTTGCCAAAATTGCGCCTGTGTCCCTAAAGCTAATGCCCTGAAAATCGAAGCATAAACCGTAATCCCGCTTTTAGTTCCGGCATCGCCGGCTACGTTACCCACGCTTTTCAGGATCAAATCGGCATTGGCTTTAACCAATTGATTTTGTGCCCATAAGTTACGCAATACACCGTTATTGGGTGTTACGTTGGCTCCGCCAATGCGCAACTGTTCTTCGTCGCCGTTGCCGGCGTTCAAAACGGTCAATTCTCGCGTTGAGAGCCCGCTTGCCGTAATGGCATTGTAAAGAATACCGGCACGGGAACTTGTATAGCGAAATTGCAGACCATTGCAAAGGGTGATCAGACCGTTGAGGTCGGTGGTCACCTGTGTTTCGCTGGCGGCACTTGGGTTGAGGTACTCTTGGTCACAGGACGTTGCCGTGAGCATAAGTCCTGACAGAATGGAATATAGGATGATTTTTTTCATGGGAAAGTTCACAGTTTCAGATTAAAACGAAAGGTTCAACTGTACCTGATACGTACGTGGAATGGGCACGTTACCGAAGTCAACGCTGCGCAAAATGTCGCTGTTGTTTCCGGCATTGGTTTCGGGGTCAAAACCATTGTATTTGTCCCACGAGATCAGGTTACGGCCGATCAACGAAACATTCCAATTGCTGATGCCTTTCACTTTTGGCAATTGATATGTAAGGGCTAACTCACGCAGTTTGGTAAAAGAGCCGTTGTCAACGCGGTATTCTTCGATGTTGGCCAACGAAAACACGTAGCCGCGTGCCATGGTTCCGAGCATTTCGGCTTCGGCGATATCGCCGATACCCACGTTGTTACGGGTGCGTTTGTCGGCATTGAATACCTGAACCCCCTGAACGGCATCCAATAAGAAGCGAAGGCCTACTTTTTTGTACGTAAAATTACCGCTGAATGAACCCGTCCATTTTGGATTAGGATTCCCGATCACGGTCCGCACAAAGGCACCGGAGGGTTGCCCGTCTGCCGCGCGACCAACGGTAAATTTGGTCGGGTCGTTAGGATCCTGCGTACCGCGTTCGCGTTGCGGTAAATTTTGTGGTGTCAATAACAAAGAGCCATCTTCTTTACGAGCATACGGCCATCCATAAAATACACTTGCAGGTTGACCTTCGATCAGGAAGACCGGCGCGCCGGCAGAGTTTCCGATGGTAAGTGTCGAAACCAACGGATTGCCTTGGTCAATGTCTAAGATTTTGTTGCGGTTCTGATTGTAAATGGCG
Above is a window of Runella slithyformis DSM 19594 DNA encoding:
- a CDS encoding RagB/SusD family nutrient uptake outer membrane protein, yielding MKKIILYSILSGLMLTATSCDQEYLNPSAASETQVTTDLNGLITLCNGLQFRYTSSRAGILYNAITASGLSTRELTVLNAGNGDEEQLRIGGANVTPNNGVLRNLWAQNQLVKANADLILKSVGNVAGDAGTKSGITVYASIFRALALGTQAQFWQQLPVETGNNAKFVTRDEALKEAVRTLEAAATTLAATPVSTTFTGRIVPGIDLANTLQALIARFSIMTGDNAKALAAANRVDLTRRSSFNFDDAVQNPLFFNTFGNRNVTEPLNATLGLPEALRPVASDRRLAFYLSNPSGVAAGGINLGRASFFTANNAAIPVYLPGEMLLIRAEASARLNDLPAATTALNAVLTKTTDAWGIGAALPAYAGPNTADAILTEIYRQRSIELYLSGLRLEDSRRFNRLAPVAGDAASQVERNRTFYPYPLIEKDNNRANTPADPAI